One Vibrio penaeicida DNA segment encodes these proteins:
- a CDS encoding MSHA biogenesis protein MshI, whose translation MNKMVSLLERLKGKSSSTKKVSIALLEDAVYCSFDNNVESFSVKEKGWEKTLLKLLAEEQYANSSIVIVLGSHHYQTYQIERPELPEEEWSVALPFLLKDLIAERVSDIVADGIALPNSNKIQAYVLSKRVLTPLLAILEKSQVELDRILPEDEVWGQTHQQAEDFLLLHQSAHSNFKINAYVGRDICFHRTIRGVSAPLTGPQASSLQIDGLALEMQRSIDYLSSQIKQAQFHKLFICCDDEVDEELTSALEERLSVKVGTLMDEDKRCGEVLSHYALGAQYHVNLYPEHLKPKKEFFTLPVVAASWLIVGLVMLSYYGFNEYQIRNEKTKITRLSDQSKVLKTQLSELKTMLGEHKPSPNKLDAVVRIEKEIKAKEASLNAVGQFDNQKQVGYSGIMSALSRLGRNDISLSQITISQNTLNVSGLPRTPSAVPGWIKQFRNELDLVGRNFEQLNIGRNDDDIVTFELQAKRGGE comes from the coding sequence AAGAGAAAGGTTGGGAGAAAACACTTCTCAAGCTTTTGGCTGAAGAACAATATGCGAATTCCAGTATCGTTATTGTTTTAGGTTCTCATCATTATCAAACTTATCAAATAGAACGACCTGAATTGCCCGAAGAAGAATGGTCGGTCGCCCTTCCTTTTTTACTTAAAGATCTTATCGCTGAACGAGTATCAGACATCGTTGCGGATGGCATTGCATTACCTAACAGCAATAAGATCCAAGCATACGTACTGAGCAAGAGAGTACTCACTCCACTGCTGGCTATATTAGAAAAAAGCCAAGTAGAGTTAGACCGAATTTTACCCGAAGATGAAGTTTGGGGGCAGACTCACCAGCAAGCAGAAGATTTTTTATTACTCCATCAAAGTGCACACAGCAATTTTAAAATCAATGCTTACGTTGGCAGAGATATATGCTTTCACAGGACCATTCGCGGAGTGTCAGCCCCACTTACGGGTCCTCAAGCAAGTAGCCTGCAAATTGATGGACTTGCACTCGAAATGCAACGTTCGATCGATTATCTCAGCTCTCAAATCAAACAGGCACAGTTCCATAAACTGTTTATATGTTGCGATGATGAAGTTGATGAAGAACTGACTTCTGCATTGGAAGAAAGGTTAAGTGTCAAAGTCGGAACGTTAATGGATGAAGACAAGCGTTGTGGGGAAGTACTTTCTCACTACGCTCTTGGCGCCCAATACCATGTCAACCTATACCCAGAACACCTAAAGCCAAAAAAAGAATTCTTTACCTTGCCTGTTGTGGCTGCAAGCTGGTTGATTGTTGGATTAGTCATGCTGAGCTACTACGGATTCAATGAATATCAGATTCGTAATGAAAAAACGAAAATTACACGTTTGTCAGATCAATCTAAGGTACTTAAAACTCAGTTATCTGAACTGAAAACTATGTTGGGTGAGCATAAACCCTCCCCAAATAAACTGGACGCCGTGGTTAGAATCGAAAAAGAGATAAAAGCAAAAGAAGCTTCTCTTAATGCGGTCGGGCAGTTTGATAATCAAAAGCAAGTGGGTTACTCGGGTATCATGAGTGCATTATCTCGGTTAGGTAGAAATGATATATCACTTAGCCAAATAACCATTAGCCAGAACACACTGAATGTATCAGGTTTACCCCGAACGCCAAGTGCAGTTCCTGGCTGGATTAAACAATTTAGAAATGAGTTAGATTTAGTCGGTCGTAATTTTGAGCAGCTCAATATTGGTAGAAATGACGACGATATAGTGACATTTGAACTGCAAGCAAAAAGAGGGGGTGAGTAG